From the genome of Dermacentor andersoni chromosome 3, qqDerAnde1_hic_scaffold, whole genome shotgun sequence:
ACCTGGCGTGGCAAAGAACGCTTGTATGGTCCCTCCACCTCGCGGTGGCAGGTCCTTGGGCCTACCTGTGTGACTTAATAAGCGACAGAATAGGCAGCTGCTCACGGGTATTACCAGAGTTTATCCACTGTCATGTTACGAGCGCGTATGTGTTTCAGTTATATACGTGTTACGAGCAGCCGCTTTGTTGGAGTAAAACTCTTGCTCTGGCTAGTTGAttcatgcttgaatgtgtaaagagcagggcgcaaagaacaggacagaagaagaaaaacgacaggaccggcgccactcacaaccaAGTTTATTTCcacaacaagcctgccttatgtaggtcaacCAAACCGAAGCACAGTTGGAATGCGCGTCCCACCCTATCCAAGGTAGCACTGAAGAGGTATGATCGGTCGCATTCAGGAACATGTCGCCTTGACCCTAGAAAAAATTGGCTTCGAATACGTCGAAAAGAAGAAGGAAGCAATCAACCTACGAGACCGATCTCGCAAGACATTGAATATTCCAAGTTCTGGAAGAGTTCGATTTAGGAATGGtgttctgacaaaaaaaaaaataataagctcGCTAGGACGGCGCGAAGTGGGAATCTTTGTTGGCGCCAGAAGATATATTTGAGTTAATCCGATTTTAATAAAATACCGCTTATAACGACGCACATTTATTGTTACGGTGACTTCGTTACAACGAAGGTTTACTTTGTGTGATTGATTAATTTTGCCTCTGGGGCGGATGACAGCTGACGTATATATATGTGATGCAAtgcattttgtttttttctaaaGCGAAGCTGTTAGACTCTAGTTGGCCCGGATTTTTAGGTCTGTGCTCACCTAAAAAACAGACCTCTAATGGCAACTGCATGGAAAAGGGGGTCTGTGTTTGAGTTTCGGCGtaaaagaattatgttttctcgtacattcgaaTTACAATCACATGCTAccacgtctgtaggttgtgtgcgagtcgtactttacaaattttctgacacattttactttgagaaattcccTTAGTTCAATAACGGACTCGCGGCTTGGCGGAGGGCccagaagaatgaggatgtatgcagcacttccgcacacgtgcgtgagCTCGTTACgcacgtcgcttgtggtggtctGCTTGTGCAACGTCTTCTAACGTCAGTTTGggtggtggtacttgtctaaTGTCAGTTATGTTTGTCTAACGTCGGCGAGAGCTTTGCTATACATCCACTTTCGATgtgtggaatggaggcggatatTTGGTGGGTGGGCACGTGCATTGGATTTTGTTTTTTTACGGGACCTCTGTCAGCATTCATATACTGTCAATTTCATTCTTACACGTTCACTTGGGTGATGATATGCGCACTTATGAGCCATTTTTATTCACCATCGTCATCAACCTAtgtctgcaggacgaaggccccgaTTGCCTCGATTCTATCGGAAATTAACTTTGTGAATATTTTaaacaatactgaaagcaagttCTTGGCCTATATAATTCttcattctttaacgtctctcctCCCATGGATgaatataatgttggcattcttccaactcTCTGGTGCGCTTCAAGTCGTGAGGCATCGCGTATAAAATGTTTAAAGCTTTTCAAGTATAACATCCCCTGCCTCTCTGATGAAATCGACTATTATtatatcttctcctgccgctttcccgCAGGAGATGTCTTGCAAAGGCCttttaacttcatcgctagttacaaATGGAAGTTCTGTATCATGTTCGTCACTACTTCAAATCAAGGTTGCGTGGCTGCTCTGAGTACTGTCCAGATTATAGTATAGAAGTCTTCTATACTGATTATATGACCGACATTTATGGCATATTAATGTGGCTGGTACACAACCAGACTAAAACTATTTGCGCTCGACGTCTGCTAAGCATTACGCGCACGTAAAACGTTTACGCGTTCGATTAACATGATTTGTACTCGCATGTGCACATGCGCATTTATGCACCCGCCGCAGGCTGGTGAGCGAGTCGACGGTGGGCTTCTTCGTGGTGATCCTGGCGTTCCTGCTGCCCTCAGACTTCCACAACTTTGAGCTGAAGAACCGCATCCTCAAGTGGAACgacgtctaccacaagatgccctggggcgtcatcttcgtcatgtcCGGAAACATCGCCATCTCGTACGCGCTAGGGGTGCGTACGGTGCGCGTTTTCATTGCTACGTACGCGACACGTGGTACGTTCGTGCCATGCACGCAACTTGGAAGTGCTTATAGCCTGCGACTGCAATGACATTGCTTCGGCCAGCGGGCTTGTGATTGTCGACGCCTCCATCGAGGTTCGTCGTTACAAAgagtctgcttttcttttttgtagaaaaaaaaatcggcaagGGCTTTGACAAAGCTTATGACTGCAGACGTTGTGAAGCGTCAGTCAGAGATGCCATGTTTTGCCCCGGGTTTCCCATGGATCGAGCAAGCGTTCCCGTATATAAAGGTCCTTTGACTCGGTGAGCACGTTTAGATTCGCATGCGTGCAAGTTCAGCTACTCGGTTGGCCGTCGGACTTGTCACGCAACGATTGTGGATTTGTCTTCGTGAAAGCCATCACGAGAAGtagcccggggggggggggggatatcatGTTATTGTCCGCCTAGTGGACTTTccgtttcggccgctgctgattggatgcagctgtgcgagcgaggaggagacgagcggccataaagccaatcaggaacggccgaaatggacagtccactgggtggactcttacagaataccatcCCTGCAGACGTAACGTCAGCATAGGCCTAGACGATGGCAAAACTTCGTTAAACTTTGGAACCCGGCCGGTTCTCCATCTCTTCTTTTTACAAACCTTCGTTACTGCATTGCttcgcgctttcttttctttttcttttcttttttgacatgaCGTACTACACACATTGCGTGTGCGATACCCTCCACTGCATCTGAAGTGAGAGGGGGGAGTCAAACCTTATTTCACTGAGCACAATGCATGTATTTATTCCAAGTCAGAGGGATGCAGTTGGCCACTCGTATCTTCTAGAAACATAATATCTCGCTGCCTTCTTTTCACCCATCATTAAACAAAGCATTTTCCGAACATGTTAATTAGCTATATCGGctcaagaaagcaaaataaaaCGCGGACAGCGTTGAAAGCAATGAACAAAGCGCTCATGTACACGCAAACAAATATATGAAAATATTGAAAATATATTAAAAAAGACATGAAAAAGTATGAAACTAGGCACTACACACGTCGCCATACTGTACAGATTGTCACACGTGCGCTTGTACCCAGGCATTCCTTTCAATTGCGCATTTGCTTGCACCTTCAGTTAATTACCAGACCAGATTGAGAGACACAAGGCCGTACATGTATGTCGTGCCTGCGTGCGCAGGAGTGCGGCGTGTTCAGGGCCCTGATGGACTGGTCACGGCAGCTGTCGGCCAACGCGGTCTGGGCTGAGCTGTTCTTCCTTTTCCTCACAGCCATCGCCTCCGAGGTGACCACCGTCAAGGACAGGCTGCCCGAGTTCTACTACATCGCGGGCAACGTGGTGCGTGCGCCAGCTAGTGTTACCGCCGTCTATCCGAAGCGAAAGACTTTAATGCGTGCTTATTCAGTCACACCGCGAAAATCCCGCACGACGTAACGCGCGGACAATCTTAAATCTGGACGTTTCAGAGCCAACTGACCGACATGCACCCGCTGAGGCTCATGCTCCCGGTGTCGGCGGCGTCCGAGTTCAACTACATGATGCCGTCGTCAGGCGCGAGGAACGCCATCATCTTCGAGATCTCCTACATCTCCGCGCTGGAGATGGTACGCACGTGTACGCCTAGTGACAAGTATAACGTGCCCCACCACGCTTCGTGAGAACTTGTGTCCTCCAGTGTACAAAAGCAGTCTCGTCGCAAATGGTAATGGTTAAaatgtctttcttttgttttgttttttgttttctacaTACGAGTTCGGGTGCAGTTAAAAGCACACAGCAGCTGTGATTCTCGGATGTGTTACATGAGATAATTTATTTTTCTGTACTCTTCCCCACTAGGCCTTAGTTCACTGCTGAAAACTGCATTTGAGAACTAAGTTAATACACGAGTCACGCAACTATAAATATATTTCTTTACGCAGCGCTGCCCCAAAGTGCGCACATAACTTTCCCgggtcgtatttttttttttttcgattcacacacacacaatctaAAGGAAGTGTACGCAACTTGTTTGTGCTGAAAAACGTTGCTCCAGTCAGCAGCCATGTGTAGCTTCACAACGAGAGCCGCGTGAGTTGGCTGGTTCGATTACAGACCTGTTCTGTTATGTAAATACAGCGTCGCTGATTAACCTCTCCGATTGGTCACGCGCAACATACGCCAGCTAGTGCTTGCATTATCAAATTAAATTTTATTAGCTGAAGATTAGATTTCTACACGGAAAAATGTACAGCAGGAGGTCGTTCAGCGAATGTATCCTTGCGGAAACTCATACTGCACTGACGCAAAAAAATCTGTCACGGTGGAAATTTTCAATCTAGGAATCCTGGCTTTAGTACTGACGAAAAGAGTGGCGAATGGCCGAACGGTAGCGGAACAAGAGTGCACTGAACAAAATAAAGAGCTTTAGAAATAGCGAGCGCTTTAGCCTGCCCAGCCGCACTGCGCATGAGCGGAACCCGAATTCCACTTGGGGTTATTTTGTATACGTCCTACAGGTAGCGCTCCCTAACTCTGGGTCATAAGTCGCGAAAGtcggtggaagtagggaaacgacaaaaacggagacttacaaaaacaaagttcacaatagggggtcagaaaatttgggtatGGGAATTTATCGtgggttcttcttttcttttccttttttttaacccaaagaggacattaggcagtataatagcaagagcttgggggcgcaacccaccgccccgtcccaaaggggacgctcataagatCCATCCATGCATCGATCACCGCTTTCTGAAACCCGCTAAAGACCCAAGTTCTTTTTAGGCTTGTATACCAATTCTAAAAAGGAAATGTCCTCTTCTGTCACCAATTATGATGCGTGCACTATCAATAAATCTGCCAAAGTTACATAACTTTGGCAGATTTATATTCTTGCATTCTCCGGCAAGGTGTCGCCGACTCTAGAAAGAAAGTCAGGAAGGTAGGACGATACTTTCTATATTTTCTGGTGAGTGGTAATTGCCGAGTATATATAATTGTCGATTTGGTTTACCGTCAGTCATGTTGCGTTTTCTATCAAGGAATCTGAATCACCCGTTCACTGCACACGCACAAGTTAATTACAGACTGTATGCGTCACGAAGAAGGGAACACGACACTGTTACTTCCAAGGCCGCACCCAGGAATTATTTTCTGGGGCAGCTTTGCGCGGCTAGCAGCGGTCATTTAGAAATATTGACTTATTTTTGCGCGGCAATCAAGTGCACCGCGGGCACATAATACTACGAAAATATTATATATCTTTACGCATACGTTGAGCTAAACTGTATATATCGCCACAGCCATAATTTTGGGGGACGTCAGAACCCCCTAACCCCTCCCCCCGATAACGGCTCCGTTTCCTTTTTTGTCGGAACTCGGGATGGTCCGTCGAACAGCCCGTCAAACGGGGAAGCGCCTTGAGTAACGTGGTCGCGTGTGGCAATACACTCTATACAGTCAGAAGTAAAAGTTGCACTGAGTGAGCAAAGGGTTCAGTAGACAAGCAGCACGGTGTTTACCTCGCTGTTACTGGACAGAAGTGACAAAAATAAGTCGCGTACGAAAATGCGTATACACCGCTATACCGAAGGGGCAATGCGAATTCGCAGATCCTGCCGGGCCTGCTGATGAAGATCGTCTCGTGCTTCCTCTACCTGGGCATCCTCAACTCGGTCGGCGACATCATGATGGGCGACGAGGTGCTCGCGGTTGTCAACACCACGATCGCAGCCACGGTGGCGTCCACCTCTTCGGCCAGCGGGTCCGTTTCCGCCAGGAACTTGCTGTTCGACAATAAACTCTgaaagaaacaggaaaaaaaaatgacgtggaTTACTCGGCTTTCCCCATGACGCCAACTGCGATAGCCACGAGGGCCCCATGTGCTAAAACAGGCTGATGCTGATCTAACACGTTTCATTGACACGATGTGTACCATGCGGAGTGGTGGTTCGCATGGCCAATATAGGCAGGTCACCGCCCTTCACCGACGCTTAGCTGTCGTTTTAGGGGGGGAAAAAAAACGTTTATTTCCAAAGAGGACCTGCGCCGTGTATTATGCTTCTTAAGTTTCCTCGGATTTCATTCCAatgaagaaagcaaaaataatGGAAAGTGAACGAGAAATTACGGTTGAACTCGCCTCACAATGAAAGCCGACGTTACTACGATTAGAAATCGAGCAATGTGGCCAACCACTAAAATAATGACAACTTGTTGACGACACCCTGACGACTTTATCGACTTATTTCGTCTCCATTGCTTCGGTACCGTCTCCTGTGGCGCATAGTATAGGGGACGGTGGATCGGCACTTATTTGAGGCCTCTGGAATCGCTGAGCCCCCCTGACGAAGACGTGGTCAAGGACCCCACCCTCCTCGATATGGATATGTAGTCGGTGATTCGGTCGGCGTTTTGAGGATATCGAGATGGATATTGTTGAGTGGTAAATCAGAAACCACCCGTGCGAGACGTTTATTAAGGTGAACGACTCGTGGGAGGAAATTTTGACCGTCTggtgttatggcaccaaaattaaaTGACACCGAATTTGGGGGTCGAACACTCGACCTTTcgtaggagtcgaacccacggcccTTTGTGTTAATTACGACAATGTTAATTAAGTCACAGTGCATTAATATTTGGTTAATTAAGCCAGTCGAACCCACGACTGTTGGTGGACCCACTTGCATATAGGCGAACCATGCAGCTATATCTCCAAGTTGGactccaattgacatcgtgaaggtagagagtcgaacccactatatttggtgttaattaaggcgaagttaatagATAAATGGTTAATTAATATAAAATTAATTACGGCACTCGAGCCTacgacctttgatgggagtcgaaTACGCGGCCTTTGTCGCTAATTaggggcgaagttaattaagtaACGATTAATTAAGGCATgattaattaagacactcgagcCCGTgatctttggtgggagaaaataATAGGAAGTTACAACGCATTGGAATGAAAATGTGGAGGTAATGAATGTCTCGTAAGCGGGCAGGCTtccgccttcatcctctttagggtatgctaaagtgactgtcaactttatttttttttagccatGCGATAGCGGTTATATAGCAGCGCATTAATGTGGGGTTAGTTTAAAGGACCCCCAATAAATGCACGCTGCACTTCGTGATGCACATATAGTGCAACAATAGCATGGAGAAGATGTCCGTTATTCAACGGGTATAACTATCTGGCTTGAGCTTGAGCATATCCGGCTAGGCTAACTATCCAGCTAGGCTTGAGTTTTGCCTCCTTGGCCTACATGCCCCGGGACACACTACAGAAGGTGACCAGCAGGGGTATGCGAATAAGGATTTGTGAGAGTCAATCgcatacgaatcgaatagtgtcaaAAGCGAATGGAGTCGAAttctgaatacttttcgaatagctttcgaataatgaatagttgttatcacaataatataaagcGGTGTTCCCATGTCGGTATTTtcaaagttagcaagtttctgtgaatacatagtacgttatgaatTGTTAATTATTAAATGCACAAATGGAACATTCGGAGAAAACAAGTCGTTccttcgcatgcacagggctaTGCAGAGAGAGCGAATGACAGCTGCACAGACTGTAAAGTATGTCTACCTAAGTGATGTAGCCTGTTCCACTATGCAAGTTTTCATTTTATTATCTCCTTGTTATGCCCACGGGGTTGAAAACTTACTGTACtcttgctccaattttatgtttacttGGTCGCAGTTGACGCcctgaaatattcgaaaagtattcgaaaaaatatTCTCATtcacgaatagtgactattcgatttgaagaccgaatcgaataggacactattcgattcgttatttgaAAGTCTCTTTAAATATTCGCGCGCCCCTAGTGACAAATGTCCGGCACGGGTGCAAGTGCACACAAGAGAAGTTTCAGAGTTCTCGGTTGTCGATGCCCCATATGCAGGTGGCAGCAGGACGAGGGAGTATTCGGTTAGAGCCCACCCACATGGGCTGTCCGCTTCGGGTGCCGCTGGTCGGCTGGAGCTGTACCAGCGAAAAGGAGACACGCTGGTTGTGCCTGTCTCCTCTTCGCTGGTACAGCTCCAACCAATCAGCGGCGGCCGAAACGGACAGTCCACTAACTGGATTTACACAATACCCCCCCTCCCGCCCAGGTGTCAGGGCTACCCCAGCCGGAAGTATCCGATGACGAATTTCCTCTATGCGGCAGAAGTTGCGGGAAGGAAGCACGGGACACATAGGGGTGCGCACGCATTCCGTCGGAGAATGTAACTTATAGGCTTCTGGGAGAGCTTTTGGGAAACAAAATATATAAATTGATGTTCCCAGTAAAACGTATACATATCGTACGCGACACCCGACCATGTATAATGCCGTTTGCGTGCGGCGAGCATTTCGCATTGCAGACGGCTTGCCTAATTAGCGCGTGCATCTTTCGTGTATATATACGGAGGCCCGGTGCGAAAGCGGCGACACCAACGGGGTCGTAGACACCCGATATCTGTGGGCGGAAATCGTATGGCGCGCGAAGCCGACGTTAGCAGCTCTGGAAATGCCATCGCACGCGTGATGAACTGTATCTAATAGAGAGTCGTAGGCTCTTCAGGCCGGTCGATTCTTTATTGGGCGACGGCATCGACGGGCTGCAGCTGCTCGCTGGAAGACGCCAGCCGGTGCAGGGGAAACCTTGGGACAGCCAGCGCGACCGACTCCTGCGACGCGGAACTGAAGAGGAAGCAGAGCGAGTCAAAGCGCGCCACACATTGTTTACCCcaccatgggggggggggggggggcaccgtgGCTATCGCACGTCATGCAGGTATACAAATAAGGGAATAATAGAACGAGCGAAAATTTCTCCGCGCACGCCGTGCTTTCTTTTGGCgcagagagagaaaaatgatGAATAGTAATGAAAATTGTGATGTTGAAACGTGTCTCATACACGTAGTATGGTAGCAAAGAAGTAATTGGTCGTTCTATTGtactcagtggcgtagcaacgggggggggggggggggggggtcatatacgtattaagacacccgaaaattctcgatatcctcgccttcctcgactacaccgggatggggggaggggggaggggtgcgacagaagagctatcggccccgggtgccagacgacctagctacgccactcaTTCTGCTGATGgtggaaaggcagaagtgaatgAAAATTTAACGCTGACCGCCACGCACTGTAACAGTCTAGAAtgtttgagtgagtgagtgagtgagtgagtgagtgagtgagtgagtgagtgagtgagtgcgcgaGCGAGTGAGTGGAGTCTCATCCCCACCGGGCAGTGAATCCGTCTCCGTATCCTTCGCCGACGGCAACCAGCGTCGGGGCGCAGTCGCAGAGCGGGCAGCGCCGGTTTCGCAGCTCCGACGAGCGCAGCCACACCACCAGGTTGACGCGTTCGCCGCTCTGCGCTGGCACGGAGCCGCTCAGCTGCTGACCGCGGTGCAAGAAGGCGTGGCGGGGCAGCTGCCGCTGCAATAGAGTGGTCGAGCACTGGTCCAGCGGCTCTTCGCGCATGTCGCTGAAGTACAGCTCGCCGCCGCTGAAGTCCCGCCGGCCCAGGCACACGTTCAGCGTCACCTGCGCCATCGCAACCCCCCCAAATAAGGGCACCCCACTCTCAGCTTCCCAGCTGTCACGCCTGCGCGCACGTGCAAGGGTCCATTCCCCGGAGCCGTGCAGAGAAACTTACGTGGCGTGTGCACTGTCGCCAACGTTCCCAGGTCAAATCGCATAGCGGTGTTGCTGGTGCTCGGCTCACATCAGCATGTAGATGGTTATATATATGGCATACGGTTCTAGAACCATTTTACATACCCGAAAGACACAAACCAGAAAATCGGCGGTTAGCCATCGCCCATAAATAACTCAAGACGCAAACACCGAGGAAAGGAAATGTTCGTTCACATCACCCGCGActaaaagaaatagaaagcaataatgaaacacaggAAGTTCGCAAAGGAACCGTTGAGTCAGCGGCAAGTTATCACGCCAGTATTCTATGCTTTTGCGGCTGGCTGATTTCCGTTCGAATTTCGCACAGACGTAGCTTATTGAAGTGCGTTTCACTTAATACCACATTTCCGAACTTTTTTTGCCTGTTTAATTCACAATAAAGATGAAGTACTACACCACTAACAAAATAAGAAAATACGGTTTCTCTGCAACGGagcggtggcgccatctgttacCGCTACTGTCAAAGGCACGTTCCCCCGTAACGGTGACATATGATGCCACCGTTCTGTTATACCAGACTGGGCCAAAATCGACATCATTTTTTTAGAGAGACGCTGTCGCAGACGACCCCCACTTATGCTTTGTCATGAAAGAAACAGGCAAGTAATGCTCGCAAACGTGGTACTGAGTTGAACCCACTGACAAATGCTACACCAGGGCGAAATTTTAGCTGAAATAGGCGATCGGTTATGTGGATGAGTCATGTCACCTGTCGCTCCTATAATGCAACACGCAGTATGTAGAATGCTAAGTTTCTAAGTTGGCTCCCGTTAATGCAACCATTGCGGGACCAAAAGTTTTGCTCGAGTTATCCGAAAGGAGGAATTAGCAAAGGGCGGAAAAAATGCATTCAAGAGCGTATTGCAATAAACTATATACATGCATGCCGTCGTCAGTCAGTGGCCCACAGACCCCAACAAAGAATCGCCAAAGGAGACATCGCCCAGGGCGTAGCGCAAGTGGCCGTCTCATCATCACTGCAGGACAGACTGCTGCCATCACTGCCGTCCCTTAGAGAACCAGCAGCACCGTCCGCTGAATTACTTGTGTTATCGAGCTTCTAGTAACTGCCACCCGCAAGGGAGCACAGGTGGGCGGATGAATTAACGGAAGCGACACGCTTTCGTGTTCAAATTAAACGAGTTTTCCTTCCACATAGCAATGCACGGTGCCTCGCCGGCACTCTCCAGTGCGCTCGAATTAAGCGAAAGTTCGAACTAACCGAGGTCGAATGAACGAGATTTTACTCCATTTCCGCAACTTTCTTGAATTTAACTGTATACAGAACTTCTTCGCGCAGTATATGCTCGCTGCTTGTCGCGCACTGATGCGGTCACGTACCTCGGCGTTGTCGTAGTGGAACTCGAGGCCGCTCTCACTGCCGGGCTCGCAGCGCACGGTGAAGGCGTTGTGCGAGTCGAAGCGAGCCCCCGTCCAGTGCGGGAACAGTGCCCGGCACAGGGGAGTCAGGTACTGGTCGCGTAGCGGCGTCACGAACTGCTCGTCAAAGCCCACCTCGCTGAGAACCGTCTGCGCGCGCAGGCTGCTCGTTAAAGCGTATACGCATGAACTTGGCGCACcactctcatatatatatatatatatatatatatatagttagtcAGTTTGAATATTAATAATGCATATGAAACGGGAAAATTGCCCTCTGCGCAATAGTACTATGAAACTATAAAAGAAACTCATAGGGGCTTCTCCGATGGAAGCCTTTAAGTCTGGGCATATCGAACATGGAAGCCAACGCCGATCTTGAGCGGTTGCTTTACTGTCTAAGCTAGTGATAATTTAAATATTCGTCGTTACCCTGGTCAGTTCAGATCGTGAATCAACCGACCGAATAATGTGCTGGTCCTGCGGGTTCGGTCGCCGGACCTGCACGAATTTTTACTTCGGCTGCCGAAGGAAATTCCTTTCCGAGAAACCTCCATTGTTAGCTGCttccctttgtagcttcgtgctgcatTTGGGTGGATGAAAATTTTTCCCATTTATGAAAATTCATCCGTTTTGATTTCCGTAAAACTCATTCGCCAATAACGAGGCGTAAGTTTGCCTCAGAAGTAAGCAAGCCCGTGCGCGGACAATCGCCGGTTAGCCGATAAATAACTCTAGACGCCAATATTGAAGAAACTAAATGTCTGTTCACATCATCCGTGactaaaaaaacagaaagaaaaaaaagaaacacaggaaGCGCACAAAGATAAGGAACGGTTAAATCAATTCGCACCGCGTAGTTGTTGAGAATGTTGGGTCTGATCTTGGGCATCTCGGAGCCTTCGAAGTGATCCAGCTCGTACAGCAGCTTGTCGGCGAATTCTCGCGTGAACAGCGGGATACGGTAGACCTCCTTCTCTGCGCCACAGAACAGAACGTCAAAGTAAAGTTCGCAGACAAGTGGCAACTCACATGCGGTCGCTTTCTATATGTTATAGCGAGGGAAACAGTTCTATAGGGATGTTCGAACAGGGGAATTTTCGAATCGAATACTGATATTTGAGAAAAATAAACGACCTTACACTGCGGGATCGATTGCCGAATGCTTTCTCATTTCTAAACAGCGCGAAATATGAAGGTTGCACGGAGACGCGTCTTTGTGGCAAATGGCAGGCTTATTTATATTATTCGACACGCGTAATGCGCCGCTAGCAACTGTCAACTCGGGAGCTTACAAATGAGAAGCTGAAAAAACGATCTTGTCTTGTGCACCATCATAATGACAGCTGTCAAACGAAGGAACAACACGTAACCAGATGCGTGAATATTGTTGTGTTACGCGGTTGAAAGAGCTAAGGGCCAATAACTATACAGCATCGCACACAGTTTTTGAAGGGATGCGAACGTGGTTAGACTGCGACTCATAAATTGCTGCTCCTGTATCCTGAGACACCAGATTCGTTGTATAGGCTGCTTGAAGCGGAGGCGTCGTTTCTTATACGACTGAAGATTATTGCGCAGAGCTTATAGCTTCTCCGTGCGTTCACTCAGGAAATAGTTCTTCTGGGCAGCCACCATTAAGGCTTCCCCGCAGCACAATCGCTCTAAACATTCACCCCTATACTGTCGTTCTTTCTCACTGCGTAGGCTCCAAATATTCGTTATCAGCATTTGAACAATATAACGAATATTCGGTTATGTCGCTtagtgaattctcgaatcgaacACGAATGGAATAGCAGAGACTATTCGATTTGTACTTCGAATGTTCTCATGCTATAATATTCGACTTGAGTTCCGAGTGTTTGTACTCGAATATTCGATCTGCATTTCGAT
Proteins encoded in this window:
- the LOC126525048 gene encoding 2-oxoglutarate and iron-dependent oxygenase domain-containing protein 2-like isoform X1, which encodes MLRCTRVRVYVSKHMHACSVYKLISVFCFFFFVFLSDWLEQPLNRYGYASPEQKQAIIKQVEDTVASRLNEVKEAQRNRDKNELDMCYIPFDEEVYKFKESYLDPEFVQVVKTAKSPESLPPSWIISAEKEVYRIPLFTREFADKLLYELDHFEGSEMPKIRPNILNNYATVLSEVGFDEQFVTPLRDQYLTPLCRALFPHWTGARFDSHNAFTVRCEPGSESGLEFHYDNAEVTLNVCLGRRDFSGGELYFSDMREEPLDQCSTTLLQRQLPRHAFLHRGQQLSGSVPAQSGERVNLVVWLRSSELRNRRCPLCDCAPTLVAVGEGYGDGFTARSASQESVALAVPRFPLHRLASSSEQLQPVDAVAQ
- the LOC126525048 gene encoding 2-oxoglutarate and iron-dependent oxygenase domain-containing protein 2-like isoform X2, whose product is MKKQKFYRCACYLSSDIVVPELDMRVNYFGRNAFLRHFDEPLNRYGYASPEQKQAIIKQVEDTVASRLNEVKEAQRNRDKNELDMCYIPFDEEVYKFKESYLDPEFVQVVKTAKSPESLPPSWIISAEKEVYRIPLFTREFADKLLYELDHFEGSEMPKIRPNILNNYATVLSEVGFDEQFVTPLRDQYLTPLCRALFPHWTGARFDSHNAFTVRCEPGSESGLEFHYDNAEVTLNVCLGRRDFSGGELYFSDMREEPLDQCSTTLLQRQLPRHAFLHRGQQLSGSVPAQSGERVNLVVWLRSSELRNRRCPLCDCAPTLVAVGEGYGDGFTARSASQESVALAVPRFPLHRLASSSEQLQPVDAVAQ